One stretch of Streptomyces sp. NBC_01363 DNA includes these proteins:
- a CDS encoding Asp23/Gls24 family envelope stress response protein, whose translation MTENTGGKHGSAPGSRGRTTIADVVVEKIAGMAARDVLGVHALGSGFARSMGSMRERMPGAGSGKSVTRGVSVEVGEVQAAIDLEIVVDYGVSITDVASDVRENVISAVERMAGLEVVEVNIAVSDVKLPDEEDEGEQQRVQ comes from the coding sequence ATGACTGAGAACACCGGCGGAAAGCACGGCAGTGCGCCCGGCTCTCGCGGTCGGACGACCATTGCCGACGTGGTGGTAGAGAAGATCGCCGGAATGGCGGCACGCGATGTGCTCGGCGTCCATGCCCTGGGTAGTGGATTCGCACGCTCGATGGGATCCATGCGGGAGCGGATGCCCGGCGCAGGTAGCGGCAAGTCCGTCACGCGCGGGGTCAGTGTCGAGGTGGGAGAGGTGCAGGCGGCCATCGATCTGGAGATCGTCGTCGACTACGGCGTCTCAATCACGGACGTGGCCAGTGACGTGCGCGAGAACGTGATCTCCGCAGTGGAGCGGATGGCGGGCCTGGAAGTCGTGGAAGTCAACATCGCGGTCAGCGATGTGAAGCTGCCCGATGAGGAGGACGAAGGGGAGCAGCAGCGGGTCCAGTAG
- a CDS encoding GvpL/GvpF family gas vesicle protein, producing MAVYVYSIVLATHPQRLDGLHGVGDPPAALRTVRTEMLSAVVSDAPEELRPKRRDLGAHQAVQEQLMADGTVLPLQFGFTTVDDDAVRAVLEDGTDKFSERLRALEGCVEYHLKAAQDEDALLRQILRESDEARELNEEIRSGGSSPELPLALGELVSQEVQARQDRLADAVLDALRELAREERSSQPTGNDFLNVSFLVERDNEETFLGAEQDIAKELGEDFDLRLVGPLPAYSFV from the coding sequence ATGGCCGTATACGTGTATTCCATTGTCCTGGCCACCCATCCGCAGCGCTTGGACGGCCTCCACGGGGTGGGGGACCCGCCTGCGGCCCTCCGCACGGTGCGCACCGAAATGCTGTCCGCGGTCGTCAGCGACGCGCCCGAGGAACTGCGTCCCAAACGCCGAGACCTCGGCGCGCACCAGGCCGTCCAGGAACAGCTGATGGCGGACGGCACTGTTTTGCCACTGCAGTTCGGCTTCACCACCGTGGACGACGACGCTGTGCGAGCGGTCCTGGAGGACGGTACGGATAAATTCAGCGAACGCTTGCGGGCGCTGGAGGGCTGTGTGGAATACCACCTGAAGGCCGCCCAGGACGAGGATGCGCTGTTGCGCCAAATCCTTCGGGAGTCCGACGAGGCGCGCGAGCTCAACGAGGAGATCAGAAGCGGCGGCAGCAGCCCGGAACTGCCGCTCGCCCTCGGGGAGCTGGTCTCCCAAGAGGTGCAAGCGCGGCAGGATCGGCTCGCCGACGCAGTCCTCGATGCGCTGCGCGAGCTCGCGCGGGAAGAACGCTCGTCGCAGCCGACCGGGAACGACTTCTTGAATGTGTCCTTCCTCGTGGAGCGGGACAACGAGGAGACCTTCCTCGGCGCGGAACAGGACATCGCCAAGGAACTGGGCGAGGACTTCGACCTGCGACTGGTCGGCCCGCTGCCCGCCTACAGCTTCGTCTAA
- a CDS encoding gas vesicle protein yields MAVGEEDETGRVRRPSSKKPVKKTARKASTGRAGSRTSETKRAARRVSAPRAMRYAAEQLQELLGRAPESVSAVKPTEGGWQADVEVLELERIPGTTSVMASYRVTLDEEGELLAYERTRRYTRAQIDPRG; encoded by the coding sequence ATGGCCGTAGGCGAAGAGGACGAGACAGGGCGCGTCCGGCGTCCGTCCAGCAAAAAGCCCGTCAAGAAGACCGCCAGGAAAGCCAGCACCGGACGGGCCGGCAGCCGCACGAGCGAAACGAAGCGTGCGGCCCGTCGGGTTTCGGCCCCGCGGGCCATGCGGTATGCGGCTGAGCAGCTCCAGGAGCTTTTGGGGCGAGCACCCGAGTCCGTCTCGGCGGTGAAGCCGACGGAAGGCGGCTGGCAGGCGGACGTGGAAGTTTTGGAGCTGGAGCGTATCCCCGGCACTACCAGCGTGATGGCGAGTTACCGGGTGACGCTGGACGAGGAAGGCGAACTGCTGGCGTACGAGCGCACCCGCCGCTACACCCGAGCCCAGATCGACCCGCGTGGCTAG
- a CDS encoding gas vesicle protein translates to MTEPVARRLGDLPSRSAPYGQGSSANLADILERVLDKGIVIAGDIQINLLDIELLTIKLRLLIASVDKAKEMGIDWWEHDPSLSSRANDGYRSLAEENERLQAEITALREDRELPRVKDEESRVAAPRRTSRTSHTKRAEPSPGSERRDEP, encoded by the coding sequence GTGACCGAACCCGTCGCCAGGAGGCTGGGCGACCTCCCGTCCAGGTCCGCCCCATACGGCCAGGGCTCCTCGGCCAATCTCGCCGACATCCTGGAGCGCGTCCTGGACAAAGGCATCGTCATCGCAGGCGATATCCAGATCAACCTCCTGGACATCGAACTGCTTACCATCAAGCTGCGCCTGCTGATCGCTTCGGTGGACAAAGCCAAGGAAATGGGCATTGACTGGTGGGAGCACGATCCCTCACTGTCGTCACGCGCCAACGACGGCTACCGCTCACTCGCCGAGGAGAACGAACGGCTGCAGGCTGAAATCACGGCGCTGCGCGAAGACCGTGAGCTGCCACGGGTCAAGGACGAGGAGAGCCGCGTTGCGGCTCCCAGGCGCACCTCACGCACCTCACACACCAAACGAGCAGAGCCCAGCCCCGGCAGCGAGAGGCGGGACGAACCATGA
- a CDS encoding gas vesicle structural protein GvpA, with protein MTMVPQGGGTISRAGGGGSGNLYDILELILDRGLVIDVFVRVSLVGIEILKIDARIVVASVDTYLRFAEACNRLDLEEGRKAPSQLTDLVGEVTEGGAHGKAKGALSGAADVLTDALKGGHDDEEAEQSEKRRKEPEERRERPRRRPAARRREE; from the coding sequence ATGACTATGGTGCCGCAGGGCGGAGGAACCATTTCCAGGGCCGGCGGAGGAGGGTCGGGGAACCTTTACGACATCCTCGAGCTGATTCTGGACCGCGGCCTGGTGATCGATGTCTTTGTGCGTGTGTCCTTGGTGGGCATCGAGATCCTCAAGATCGATGCTCGCATCGTCGTGGCGAGCGTGGATACCTACCTGCGCTTCGCGGAGGCCTGCAACCGCCTCGACCTGGAGGAGGGCCGCAAGGCTCCGTCTCAGCTGACCGACCTGGTCGGCGAGGTGACCGAGGGCGGAGCGCATGGCAAAGCCAAGGGTGCGCTGAGCGGCGCCGCTGACGTGCTGACCGACGCCCTGAAGGGAGGACATGACGACGAGGAGGCCGAGCAGTCAGAAAAGAGGCGCAAGGAGCCCGAGGAGAGGCGGGAGCGGCCTCGGCGTCGGCCTGCCGCCCGACGCCGCGAGGAGTGA
- the amaP gene encoding alkaline shock response membrane anchor protein AmaP, whose translation MLKAVNRVLLGLLGLGLFALGGGVLLGGLDLQRHWGFHMPGWWPFRGPEDVVLGTWGRARWREDDWWWPAVIAVLVVLLALLLWWLLAQLRRHRLGQVLIESEGDAAARLNGRALEDAIEEEAQVQDGISRAHVRLTGRRAAPAARVRLLLKPHAEPARTLEQLSGETLAHARDSAGLDRLPSEVRLREVRHRARRVA comes from the coding sequence ATGCTCAAGGCGGTGAACCGGGTGTTGCTGGGACTGCTCGGCCTTGGACTGTTCGCCCTGGGTGGCGGCGTGCTGCTCGGTGGGCTGGATCTGCAGCGCCACTGGGGGTTCCACATGCCGGGCTGGTGGCCCTTCCGAGGCCCGGAGGATGTCGTGCTGGGCACCTGGGGACGCGCCCGATGGCGGGAGGACGACTGGTGGTGGCCGGCCGTCATCGCGGTGCTCGTCGTGCTTCTCGCGCTGCTGCTTTGGTGGCTTCTGGCGCAGCTGCGCAGACACCGGCTGGGCCAGGTCCTCATCGAGAGCGAAGGCGACGCGGCGGCCCGACTCAATGGCCGTGCGCTGGAGGACGCAATCGAGGAGGAGGCGCAGGTGCAGGATGGGATCTCGCGGGCTCATGTGCGGCTGACGGGTCGGCGTGCTGCTCCGGCCGCACGAGTACGGCTGTTGCTTAAGCCTCACGCAGAGCCGGCGCGGACGCTGGAGCAACTGAGCGGGGAAACGCTCGCACACGCACGGGACTCGGCAGGCCTGGACCGCCTCCCGTCGGAGGTCCGGCTCCGGGAAGTCCGCCACCGCGCCCGCCGCGTCGCCTAG
- a CDS encoding DUF6286 domain-containing protein, translated as MSANTWRQPTGDGDIPSGTGEASSAGTPTGGATAAVHESRRSARRFWSARRIPAAIVALLSVAGIGLLLYDVVSVRADRPGMSWRRQLAEELATRPLHDIWMTVGAAVAMALGLWLFLLAVTPGLRRVLPMRQPTGIPGTGEVHAGLDRHAAALNLRDRVVRVSGVQSARVDFGRRKVKARAQAHFRDLNEVHADLDAALSEAVTNLGLARKPTLDVRVRRPKKG; from the coding sequence ATGAGCGCGAACACCTGGAGGCAGCCGACCGGCGATGGCGACATTCCCTCCGGTACGGGAGAGGCATCATCCGCAGGTACCCCCACTGGGGGCGCGACAGCAGCGGTCCACGAATCGCGCCGGTCGGCGCGCCGCTTCTGGTCCGCGCGACGGATTCCCGCAGCCATTGTGGCGCTGCTGTCCGTCGCAGGCATTGGGCTGCTCCTGTACGACGTGGTCTCGGTGCGGGCAGACCGGCCCGGGATGAGCTGGCGGCGGCAACTTGCCGAGGAACTGGCCACACGACCGCTGCATGACATCTGGATGACCGTCGGGGCCGCAGTGGCGATGGCTCTTGGCCTGTGGCTCTTCCTGCTGGCGGTGACGCCGGGACTGCGCAGAGTGCTACCCATGCGGCAGCCCACCGGAATCCCCGGAACAGGGGAGGTCCACGCCGGGCTCGACCGCCACGCAGCCGCACTGAATCTGCGCGACCGGGTCGTACGGGTGTCCGGTGTGCAATCGGCACGAGTCGATTTCGGCCGTCGGAAGGTCAAAGCCCGGGCACAGGCACATTTCCGCGATCTCAACGAGGTTCACGCGGATCTGGACGCCGCGCTGAGCGAAGCCGTAACGAACTTGGGTCTCGCCCGGAAGCCCACGCTGGACGTGCGCGTCCGGCGCCCGAAGAAGGGGTGA
- a CDS encoding histone protein, which yields MDDTAKVTLAAAVVGGYLLGRTKKGRLALTIATYLAGRRFGLEPRQLAAEGMRRLGEIPQFAELQEQLKGEVFDAGRKAVAAAADRGMSSLADAISDRTARLGEKQDEGEEEGDEEEYELEEEGSEYEEEEEPEEEEEEPEAEYEEGQAEEEEEQPEEEYEEEEEEPEARQPKQRRSSRPSAQPRGGAARKKAAPAPGEKPRSARKSAARKTAPAKKTAAKKTAPAKKSAARKTAPAKKTAAKKTAPAKKSAARKTAPAKKTAAKKTAPAKKSAARKTTSSKRAASKRADRRR from the coding sequence ATGGATGACACAGCCAAGGTGACCCTCGCGGCCGCAGTAGTGGGCGGCTATCTGCTGGGCCGGACGAAAAAGGGCAGGCTGGCCCTGACCATTGCAACGTACCTGGCAGGGAGGCGATTCGGCCTAGAACCCCGACAGCTTGCCGCCGAAGGGATGCGCAGACTAGGAGAGATTCCCCAGTTCGCCGAGCTGCAGGAGCAGCTGAAAGGGGAAGTCTTCGACGCAGGCCGTAAGGCAGTGGCTGCCGCCGCCGACCGGGGCATGAGTTCGCTGGCCGACGCCATCAGCGACCGTACGGCCCGGCTCGGTGAGAAGCAGGATGAGGGGGAGGAAGAGGGGGACGAGGAGGAGTACGAGCTGGAAGAGGAAGGCTCGGAGTACGAGGAAGAGGAGGAACCGGAAGAGGAAGAGGAAGAGCCGGAGGCCGAGTACGAAGAGGGCCAGGCTGAGGAAGAGGAGGAGCAGCCAGAAGAGGAATACGAGGAGGAAGAGGAAGAGCCGGAAGCGAGGCAGCCGAAGCAGCGCCGCAGTTCTCGGCCATCAGCCCAGCCCAGAGGAGGCGCGGCACGCAAGAAGGCCGCTCCTGCCCCTGGAGAGAAGCCTCGGTCGGCCAGGAAGTCCGCCGCCCGGAAGACGGCCCCGGCAAAGAAGACGGCTGCGAAGAAGACTGCTCCGGCCAAGAAGTCCGCCGCCCGGAAGACGGCCCCGGCAAAGAAGACGGCTGCGAAGAAGACTGCTCCGGCCAAGAAGTCCGCCGCCCGGAAGACGGCCCCGGCAAAGAAGACGGCTGCGAAGAAAACTGCTCCGGCCAAGAAGTCCGCCGCCCGGAAGACGACGTCGTCGAAGCGAGCAGCGTCCAAGCGCGCCGATCGTCGGAGGTAG
- a CDS encoding SRPBCC family protein, whose amino-acid sequence MAVRHQLIAREPSVLWAVLEDESRYADWVVGILDSAPGNGSWPEVGSSIKYTARVGPKEFHGRTTVRRLDAPRALELEVHGVPLGTARIAFDIRPWGEKTLVILDEHPLRGLGGSLHNTVVDAFAQIRHRSMLRRLAEVVEGMPQDTG is encoded by the coding sequence ATGGCTGTACGTCATCAGCTCATCGCCCGGGAACCGTCCGTGCTCTGGGCGGTCCTGGAGGACGAGAGCCGTTACGCGGACTGGGTGGTGGGGATCTTGGACTCCGCCCCGGGCAATGGGAGTTGGCCGGAAGTCGGATCGTCGATCAAATACACGGCGCGTGTGGGGCCGAAGGAGTTCCACGGACGCACGACGGTCCGTCGTCTCGACGCTCCGCGCGCACTGGAACTCGAAGTGCACGGAGTGCCGTTGGGCACGGCACGGATCGCTTTCGATATCCGGCCGTGGGGCGAAAAGACCCTGGTCATTCTCGACGAGCATCCGCTGCGCGGCCTGGGAGGGAGTCTCCACAACACAGTTGTCGACGCCTTTGCGCAGATCCGGCACCGCAGCATGCTGCGGCGACTTGCGGAAGTCGTCGAAGGAATGCCCCAGGACACGGGGTGA
- a CDS encoding gas vesicle protein GvpG, whose protein sequence is MGLLTQLATLPLAPVRGVAWVMERVVEAAENEYYDPAPVERELAALERALVAGDIDEETFDRREDELLDRLDEIRAHVQGVDT, encoded by the coding sequence ATGGGACTGCTGACTCAACTCGCGACTCTTCCGCTGGCGCCGGTGCGTGGCGTGGCCTGGGTCATGGAGCGCGTCGTCGAGGCCGCGGAGAACGAGTACTACGACCCAGCCCCCGTCGAACGGGAACTCGCCGCACTTGAGCGAGCGCTCGTGGCGGGAGACATCGACGAGGAAACCTTCGACCGGCGCGAGGACGAGTTGCTGGACCGGCTGGACGAGATCAGGGCCCATGTCCAGGGCGTCGATACCTGA
- a CDS encoding Asp23/Gls24 family envelope stress response protein: MTSDVDRRPGVPRRERGATTVSDHVVAKIASHVAREALSRFTDSARRVPPGRRTPRVTTSVRRGPERNEHAAGRGGDPANGRPDMLGEVRMRIAVELGYPSDIGAQCAAVRREVIEQLRTWAGMDVSELTVSVERLHSVHSRHRDRERVR, encoded by the coding sequence GTGACCAGTGACGTCGATCGTCGTCCGGGCGTTCCTCGCAGGGAGCGGGGTGCGACCACCGTCTCCGACCATGTCGTCGCGAAGATCGCTTCCCACGTGGCCCGCGAGGCGCTGAGCCGGTTCACCGATTCGGCCCGCCGTGTACCGCCCGGCCGCCGGACGCCACGCGTGACGACGTCTGTGCGGCGGGGACCGGAGCGGAATGAGCACGCCGCAGGACGAGGCGGCGATCCCGCCAATGGCCGTCCGGACATGCTCGGCGAAGTACGGATGCGCATCGCCGTGGAGCTGGGCTATCCGTCCGACATCGGGGCTCAGTGCGCTGCGGTTCGCCGCGAGGTCATCGAGCAGCTCAGAACATGGGCCGGCATGGACGTGTCCGAACTCACGGTGTCGGTCGAGAGGCTGCACTCGGTGCACTCGAGGCATAGAGACCGGGAGAGAGTGAGATGA
- a CDS encoding serine hydrolase — protein sequence MAVQDRIDDALRMWLWNNGVSNAGLAVMQDNELVGSYGYNESSAENSVPIASLSKAITAVALMSLIDDGRLRFGSRLYSVPPSFRQSTEPWSNPEWISDISIEQLLRHTSRITFDASQDLSGIPNADSSDVILVRRTLGQGLSTIPVSEFYNNINYAILGLIMHAITNESYETYCQKMALTPRGASGKIGAGTRALGAFGGWEMSAVDYAMFARAFDPRTRLLSRTAHDFIDAKANSNTPTASLGVFVVRTASGRNLFHHGSYHSAALNPDQSSSFFAMWDNGISVVVTYDQDLTDAARNALDNTLRRAAYS from the coding sequence ATGGCGGTTCAGGATCGTATCGATGATGCGCTTCGTATGTGGCTGTGGAACAATGGAGTTAGTAACGCCGGTCTTGCGGTGATGCAGGACAATGAACTTGTCGGCTCGTACGGCTACAACGAGAGTTCGGCAGAGAACTCCGTCCCTATCGCCTCACTATCGAAGGCAATCACGGCAGTAGCTCTCATGTCGCTTATCGACGACGGCCGCTTGCGATTCGGGTCACGGCTCTACTCAGTGCCACCGAGCTTTCGACAGTCGACGGAGCCTTGGTCAAACCCGGAGTGGATCAGTGACATCTCCATTGAACAGCTTCTTCGGCACACAAGCAGGATCACCTTCGATGCTTCCCAAGATTTGTCGGGAATTCCAAACGCCGACTCATCCGATGTGATCCTAGTCCGCCGCACGTTGGGACAGGGACTCAGCACGATACCCGTGAGCGAGTTCTACAACAACATCAATTATGCCATTCTTGGTCTCATTATGCATGCGATCACGAATGAGTCCTATGAGACCTATTGCCAAAAGATGGCGCTGACTCCGCGCGGCGCAAGCGGAAAAATCGGTGCGGGCACTCGGGCGCTGGGAGCATTCGGTGGCTGGGAAATGTCAGCTGTCGATTACGCAATGTTTGCGAGGGCATTTGACCCTCGCACCCGGCTACTAAGCCGGACGGCCCACGACTTTATCGATGCTAAGGCCAACTCCAACACCCCAACCGCTTCGCTCGGGGTATTCGTAGTTCGCACTGCATCTGGGCGTAATCTGTTCCATCATGGCAGTTATCATTCAGCAGCGCTAAACCCGGACCAAAGCAGCTCATTCTTCGCCATGTGGGATAATGGGATTTCGGTTGTCGTAACCTATGACCAAGATTTGACGGACGCGGCACGCAACGCACTGGACAACACGCTGCGTCGTGCGGCCTACAGCTGA
- a CDS encoding DUF6131 family protein, with protein sequence MIILGIILLVVGFVTGISILWTIGIVLAVIGVVLWILGSLGHAVAGRRHYW encoded by the coding sequence ATGATCATTCTCGGAATCATTTTGCTTGTCGTCGGGTTCGTGACCGGGATCTCCATACTGTGGACAATCGGGATAGTTCTCGCGGTCATCGGTGTTGTCTTGTGGATTTTGGGGTCGCTGGGGCACGCGGTCGCTGGTCGAAGGCACTACTGGTAG
- a CDS encoding FAD-dependent oxidoreductase: MDRHHAAYRLSAASTDLTADVAVIGGSVADLCTSWELVRAGVDVVVLEADRIAAGVTGYTTAMLAAAHGLAYAHLEAKHGTSSADCTRYDNRTRSTGRSLSAPN; the protein is encoded by the coding sequence TTGGATCGCCACCACGCCGCGTACCGGCTATCCGCCGCCAGTACCGACCTGACCGCAGACGTCGCAGTCATCGGCGGCAGCGTCGCCGACCTCTGCACATCATGGGAACTGGTCCGGGCAGGTGTGGACGTTGTTGTCCTGGAGGCGGACCGGATCGCCGCGGGCGTGACCGGATACACCACCGCCATGCTGGCGGCTGCGCATGGCTTGGCGTATGCGCATTTGGAAGCGAAGCATGGCACCAGCAGCGCCGACTGTACCCGCTATGACAACAGGACGCGCTCGACCGGACGGTCGCTCTCTGCGCCGAACTGA
- a CDS encoding SRPBCC family protein, translating into MTRTETDQPTAKMSGADRLREEASNFLSAQVERLAEKAGEKLTDVTGQLTDVAESGSLPAIGSRILQGDSPLKAFVGEKAKGVKDKVVGKVKEAFGSGKGKRKSSGGKVMNIIEVLDVGVPLRVAYDHWTQYDQFSSFAKGVRDVSKSDEMSSDWKVKVGPSSRGFKATVQEQIPDDRIVWTSEGAKGTTRGAVSFHELAPSLTRIVLVVEYYPSGFFEKTGNLWRAQGRRMRLDFKHFQRYVTLAEEEPEGWRGEIRDGEVVVSHEDAMEEEAAEQEDAQGEESEDEDYEEEPEDEDYEPEDEDYEDEDYEEEPEDEDYEPEDEDYEPEDEDYEDEDEDEPEDEDEEEGEYEEEEGEEGADEDVTGRGRQR; encoded by the coding sequence ATGACCAGGACGGAAACAGACCAGCCCACGGCAAAAATGTCGGGTGCGGACCGGCTTCGCGAAGAGGCGTCCAACTTCCTCAGTGCACAGGTGGAGAGGCTCGCCGAGAAGGCGGGCGAAAAATTGACCGATGTCACTGGGCAGCTCACCGATGTGGCCGAGAGTGGATCGCTTCCTGCGATCGGCTCCCGTATTCTCCAGGGCGATTCCCCGCTGAAGGCATTCGTCGGAGAGAAAGCCAAGGGCGTCAAGGACAAAGTGGTGGGGAAGGTCAAGGAAGCGTTCGGCAGCGGAAAGGGGAAACGCAAGTCGAGCGGCGGCAAGGTCATGAACATTATCGAGGTTCTCGATGTGGGAGTGCCCCTGCGTGTCGCGTACGACCACTGGACGCAGTACGACCAGTTCAGCAGCTTCGCGAAAGGCGTTCGCGACGTCTCGAAGAGCGATGAGATGTCCAGTGACTGGAAGGTTAAAGTCGGCCCTTCCTCGCGCGGTTTCAAAGCGACTGTCCAGGAACAGATTCCCGACGACCGCATCGTTTGGACATCCGAGGGAGCCAAGGGAACCACCCGTGGTGCGGTCAGCTTCCATGAGCTGGCACCCAGCCTGACTCGAATCGTCCTGGTCGTGGAGTATTACCCGTCCGGGTTCTTCGAGAAGACAGGCAACCTGTGGCGCGCCCAAGGGCGTCGAATGCGACTCGACTTCAAGCACTTTCAGCGATACGTCACCCTCGCCGAGGAAGAGCCCGAGGGCTGGCGCGGTGAAATCCGGGACGGTGAAGTCGTCGTGTCCCACGAAGACGCCATGGAAGAAGAGGCCGCCGAGCAGGAGGACGCACAAGGCGAGGAGTCCGAGGACGAGGACTACGAGGAGGAGCCCGAGGACGAAGACTACGAGCCCGAGGACGAAGACTACGAGGACGAGGACTACGAGGAGGAGCCCGAGGACGAAGACTACGAGCCCGAGGACGAAGACTACGAGCCCGAGGACGAAGACTACGAGGACGAGGACGAGGACGAGCCTGAGGACGAGGACGAAGAAGAAGGCGAATACGAGGAAGAAGAAGGGGAAGAAGGAGCGGACGAGGACGTAACGGGGCGGGGACGACAGAGGTGA
- a CDS encoding IS4 family transposase, protein MPRPGQLKVVEGDRFSDRIALGVLTRAFPPELVDEVVAECGRTEERQRLLPARVVMYFVLAMCLFSGQGYEEVGRLLTQGLERERRWSKTWRVPTSGAIGRARLRLGAEPMKALFARVCRPVALPATTGAWFRGLRLVSVDGTTFDLPDTQANAAFFGRPGTGRGQGRSAYPQARAVALVECGTHAVFAADVAPLAVHETALAHRLFPSLTRGMLLLADRGFLGFDLWRAAASTGADLLWRVRSNAVLPVVAALPDGSYLSEIVAARDKNRRADPAQVRVIEYALGPGGEGAVYRLVTTLLDPATAPAVELAALYAERWEIETTFDEIKIHLGGPGFVLRSQYPVGAEQEIFGFLLVHHALRDLMHQAARQEREDPDRMSFTRTLRVVRRQTTSQAGFSPLPAHPGTEADPA, encoded by the coding sequence GTGCCAAGGCCCGGACAGTTGAAGGTAGTTGAGGGCGATCGGTTTTCGGATCGCATCGCCCTTGGAGTGCTCACGCGTGCGTTTCCGCCGGAGTTGGTGGATGAGGTGGTGGCGGAGTGCGGACGCACCGAGGAACGTCAGCGTCTGCTTCCCGCTCGGGTGGTGATGTATTTCGTGCTGGCGATGTGCCTGTTCTCGGGGCAGGGGTATGAGGAGGTCGGACGGCTCCTCACCCAGGGCCTGGAACGCGAACGCCGCTGGTCGAAGACGTGGCGGGTGCCCACCAGCGGGGCGATCGGACGGGCCCGGTTACGGCTGGGGGCGGAACCGATGAAGGCGTTGTTCGCCAGGGTCTGTCGGCCCGTGGCGCTCCCGGCGACGACGGGAGCGTGGTTTCGGGGCCTGCGGTTGGTGTCGGTGGACGGGACGACCTTCGACCTTCCCGATACGCAGGCCAACGCCGCCTTCTTCGGACGGCCGGGAACGGGGCGTGGCCAGGGCAGGAGCGCGTATCCGCAGGCCAGGGCCGTGGCCCTGGTCGAGTGCGGTACCCACGCCGTGTTCGCCGCCGACGTCGCGCCACTGGCGGTGCATGAGACGGCCCTGGCCCACCGTCTGTTCCCCTCGCTGACCAGAGGAATGCTGCTCCTGGCGGATCGGGGCTTCCTCGGCTTCGATCTGTGGCGGGCCGCCGCGTCGACCGGCGCGGACCTGTTGTGGCGGGTCCGGAGCAACGCGGTCCTGCCCGTGGTGGCCGCGCTGCCCGATGGCTCGTATCTGTCGGAGATCGTTGCCGCCCGGGACAAGAACCGGCGGGCCGACCCGGCACAGGTTCGCGTCATCGAATACGCCTTGGGCCCAGGTGGGGAGGGCGCCGTTTACCGGCTGGTCACCACGCTCCTGGACCCGGCCACCGCACCGGCCGTGGAGCTCGCTGCGCTCTACGCCGAGCGCTGGGAGATCGAGACGACCTTCGACGAGATCAAGATCCACCTGGGCGGACCCGGATTCGTCCTGCGCTCCCAGTATCCGGTCGGGGCCGAGCAGGAGATCTTCGGGTTCCTCCTGGTGCACCACGCCCTGCGCGACCTCATGCACCAGGCCGCCCGGCAGGAGAGGGAGGATCCGGACCGGATGTCCTTCACCCGCACCTTGCGCGTCGTCCGCCGGCAGACCACCAGCCAGGCGGGATTTTCCCCCCTCCCGGCTCACCCGGGCACTGAAGCAGACCCTGCGTGA
- a CDS encoding DUF6131 family protein, which yields MIILGDILLVIGLVAGITIPWTDGIVLVAIGIVLWILGAVGHAVGGRRHYW from the coding sequence CTGATCATCCTCGGCGACATTCTGCTGGTCATCGGTCTGGTGGCCGGCATCACGATCCCGTGGACCGACGGTATCGTGCTCGTCGCGATCGGCATCGTTCTTTGGATCCTGGGTGCCGTCGGGCATGCAGTGGGCGGGCGACGGCACTACTGGTAG